A region from the Benincasa hispida cultivar B227 chromosome 8, ASM972705v1, whole genome shotgun sequence genome encodes:
- the LOC120082696 gene encoding pentatricopeptide repeat-containing protein At5g46100, producing the protein MGSKAMFKWAKTITPAHVEQLIRAEQEINKALLIFDSATAEYTNGFKHDLNTFRLMISKLVSANQFRLAETLLDRMKEEKIDVTEDILLSICRAYGRVHKPLDSIRVFHKMQDFHCKPTEKSYVSVLAILVEENQLKLAFRFYRYMRKVGIPPTVTSLNVLIKAFCKNSGTMDKAMHVFREMSNHGCEPDSYTYGTLINGLCRFGNIVEAKELLQEMETKGCSPSVVTYTSLIHGLCQLNNVDEAMGLLEDMVGKGIKPNVFTYSSLMDGFCKAGHSSRARDLLELMVQKRLRPNVISYSTLINGLCNEGKLSEALEILDRMKLQGLKPDAGLYGKIVSRLCDVCRFQEAANFLDEMVLCGITPNRVTWSLHVKTHNRVIHGLCSINDSNRAFQLYLSVLTRGINITFDTFYSLLKCFCKKRDLLKSSRILDEMLISGCIPEREMWSTMVNCFCDERKACDTMKLLQLQLMN; encoded by the coding sequence ATGGGCAGTAAAGCTATGTTTAAATGGGCAAAAACAATCACACCTGCTCATGTTGAACAACTAATCCGAGCAGAACAAGAGATAAACAAGGCACTTCTCATATTCGACTCTGCAACGGCCGAGTATACAAATGGTTTTAAGCACGATCTCAATACTTTTAGGCTCATGATTAGCAAGTTAGTTTCTGCAAACCAGTTCAGGTTAGCAGAAACACTTCTTGATAGGATGAAGGAGGAGAAAATTGATGTCACTGAAGACATACTTCTCTCCATTTGTAGGGCTTATGGTCGTGTCCATAAGCCATTGGATTCCATAAGAGTTTTCCATAAAATGCAGGATTTCCATTGCAAGCCTACAGAGAAATCTTACGTTTCAGTGCTTGCCATTCTTGTGGaagaaaatcaattaaaattagcTTTTAGATTTTATAGGTATATGAGAAAAGTGGGTATTCCCCCTACTGTCACTTCTCTTAATGTTCTAATCAAAGCCTTTTGTAAGAATAGTGGAACCATGGATAAAGCAATGCACGTGTTTCGTGAAATGTCTAATCATGGGTGTGAACCTGATTCATATACTTATGGAACTTTGATCAACGGATTATGTAGATTCGGAAACATTGTTGAGGCAAAGGAATTATTGCAAGAGATGGAGACAAAAGGTTGTTCACCTTCTGTGGTCACCTATACTTCACTAATACATGGTCTGTGTCAGCTGAACAATGTGGATGAAGCAATGGGATTGCTTGAAGATATGGTGGGCAAGGGTATCAAACCTAATGTGTTTACTTACAGTTCTCTAATGGATGGGTTTTGCAAGGCTGGTCATTCTTCACGAGCGAGAGACCTCTTGGAGCTAATGGTCCAAAAACGCTTGAGACCCAACGTGATCAGTTATAGTACATTGATTAATGGACTTTGTAATGAAGGAAAACTAAGTGAAGCTTTAGAGATTCTAGACAGAATGAAACTCCAAGGTTTGAAACCAGATGCCGGGTTGTATGGGAAAATAGTTAGTCGCCTCTGTGATGTTTGCAGATTCCAAGAAGCTGCAAACTTCTTGGATGAGATGGTCCTTTGTGGGATCACGCCTAATAGAGTTACATGGAGCCTTCATGTCAAGACACATAATAGAGTAATTCACGGTCTCTGCTCTATCAACGATTCAAATCGTGCATTTCAGTTGTATCTTAGCGTGCTGACACGTGGTATTAATATCACTTTTGATACTTTTTATTCTTTGTTAAAATGCTTCTGTAAAAAAAGGGATCTTCTTAAAAGTTCTAGAATTCTGGATGAGATGTTGATTAGTGGATGTATTCCTGAGAGAGAAATGTGGAGTACCATGGTTAATTGTTTTTGTGATGAAAGAAAAGCTTGTGATACTATGAAATTGCTGCAACTTCAGTTGATGAATTGA